A stretch of the Streptomyces sp. NBC_01428 genome encodes the following:
- the orn gene encoding oligoribonuclease: MNDRMVWIDCEMTGLSLSDDALIEVAALVTDSELNVLGDGVDIVIRPPDAALETMPDVVRQMHTKSGLLEELAGGTTLADAEAQVLSYVREHVKEPGKAPLCGNSVGTDRGFLLRDMASLEGYLHYRIVDVSSVKELARRWYPRAYFNSPDKNGNHRALADIRESIAELRYYREAIFVPQPGPDSDTARTIAAKHVVPTE; the protein is encoded by the coding sequence ATGAACGATCGCATGGTGTGGATCGACTGCGAGATGACCGGGCTCTCGCTGTCGGATGACGCGCTCATCGAGGTGGCCGCGCTGGTCACCGACTCGGAGCTGAACGTACTCGGCGACGGTGTGGACATCGTGATCCGCCCGCCGGACGCCGCCCTGGAGACGATGCCGGACGTGGTGCGCCAGATGCACACGAAGTCCGGTCTGCTGGAGGAGCTCGCCGGGGGCACGACCCTGGCGGACGCCGAGGCGCAGGTCCTCTCCTACGTACGGGAGCACGTGAAGGAGCCCGGCAAGGCGCCGCTGTGCGGGAACTCCGTCGGCACCGACCGCGGTTTCCTGCTGCGCGACATGGCGAGCCTGGAGGGCTACCTCCACTACCGCATCGTCGACGTCTCGTCGGTGAAGGAGCTGGCGCGCCGCTGGTACCCCCGGGCGTACTTCAACAGCCCCGACAAGAACGGCAACCACCGCGCGCTCGCCGACATCCGCGAGTCCATCGCCGAGCTCCGCTACTACCGCGAGGCGATCTTCGTCCCGCAGCCCGGACCCGACTCGGACACCGCCCGCACCATCGCCGCCAAGCACGTCGTACCCACCGAGTAG
- a CDS encoding LacI family DNA-binding transcriptional regulator, producing MAVHGARGRSGGRPTLEEVAARAGVGRGTVSRVINGSPRVSDATRAAVEAAVAELGYVPNTAARALAANRTDAIALVVPEPETRFFAEPYFSDMLRGVGAELSDTEMQLLLIFAGSDRERERLAQYLAAHRVDGVLLVSVHADDPLPDLLSQLEIPAVISGRRSAEETLPSVDSDNYGGGRAAVQHLVARGRRSIVHLAGRMDVYGAQQRVAGYRQGLLDAGRPVDDLLIVPGDFTEEGGRRAMTLLLERCPDLDAVFAGSDVMAAGARQVLRETGRRIPDDVALIGYDDSAIARHMEPPLTSVRQPIEDMGRAMTDLLLGEIADRRPATSRTLEQRQLVLPAELVVRASS from the coding sequence ATGGCAGTCCACGGAGCGCGGGGCCGCAGCGGCGGGCGGCCCACCCTCGAAGAGGTGGCCGCGCGCGCCGGCGTGGGCCGCGGCACGGTCTCCCGGGTGATCAACGGCTCCCCGCGGGTCAGCGACGCGACCCGCGCCGCGGTCGAGGCGGCGGTCGCCGAACTCGGGTACGTCCCCAACACGGCGGCCCGGGCCCTGGCCGCCAACCGCACGGACGCCATCGCCCTGGTGGTCCCCGAGCCGGAGACCCGGTTCTTCGCGGAACCGTACTTCTCGGACATGCTGCGCGGTGTCGGGGCGGAACTCTCCGACACCGAGATGCAGTTGCTGCTGATCTTCGCGGGCAGCGACCGGGAGCGGGAGCGCCTCGCCCAGTACCTGGCGGCGCACCGCGTGGACGGGGTGCTGCTCGTCTCGGTGCACGCGGACGACCCGCTGCCCGACCTGCTCTCCCAGCTGGAGATCCCGGCGGTGATCAGCGGCCGGCGCTCGGCCGAGGAGACGCTGCCGTCGGTGGACTCCGACAACTACGGCGGGGGCCGCGCCGCCGTGCAGCACCTGGTCGCCCGCGGCCGGCGCTCCATCGTCCATCTCGCCGGCCGCATGGATGTGTACGGAGCCCAGCAGCGCGTCGCCGGATACCGCCAGGGACTGCTCGACGCGGGCCGTCCGGTGGACGACCTGCTGATCGTGCCGGGCGACTTCACCGAGGAGGGCGGCCGCCGGGCCATGACCCTGCTGCTGGAGCGCTGCCCCGACCTCGACGCGGTCTTCGCCGGCTCCGACGTCATGGCGGCGGGCGCCCGCCAGGTCCTGCGCGAGACCGGCCGCCGCATCCCGGACGACGTGGCCCTGATCGGCTACGACGACTCGGCCATAGCCCGCCACATGGAACCGCCCCTCACCAGCGTCCGCCAGCCCATCGAGGACATGGGCCGCGCGATGACCGACCTCCTCCTCGGCGAAATAGCGGACCGCCGCCCCGCCACCTCCCGCACCCTGGAGCAGCGCCAACTGGTGCTGCCCGCCGAGCTGGTGGTGCGGGCGTCTTCGTAG
- a CDS encoding ABC transporter substrate-binding protein has translation MRTSTRRSRRLGAIAAVAALATGLLAGCSSDPDSGSSDANNGGDAKGKTTLSVGTFGVFGYKQAGLYDEYMKQHPDISIKENVTTRTDVYWPKTLTRLQAGSGTDDIQAIEVGNITEAVQTQADKFVDLGKEVDKSQWLDWKLAQATNKDGKTIALGTDIGPMAICYRKDLFKKAGLETDRTKLAAQWKGDWAKYVDLGKQYMKKAPSGTKFVDSASSVYNAALGGESQRYYDKDGNVIWDKSTGVKKSWNAAMTVATSDMSAKLKQFDPTWDQGFAKGSFATVACPAWMMGYIQEKSGDAGKGKWDVAAAPTAANWGGSFIGVPTAGKHQKEAIALAKWLTAPEQQAKVFAKQASFPSTPAAYDTLKPATATTSYFSDAPITQIFADSAKTIPVQNFGTKDQPIGTAITDVGILQVEQKGKSPSQGWNAAKAEIKDVLGQ, from the coding sequence ATGCGCACGAGTACCCGCCGATCCCGCAGGCTGGGGGCCATCGCGGCCGTCGCCGCGCTCGCCACGGGGCTGCTGGCCGGCTGTTCCAGCGACCCGGACAGCGGCTCGTCGGACGCGAACAACGGGGGCGACGCCAAGGGCAAGACGACCCTGTCCGTCGGCACCTTCGGCGTCTTCGGCTACAAGCAGGCCGGTCTGTACGACGAGTACATGAAGCAGCACCCGGACATCTCGATCAAGGAGAACGTCACCACCCGCACCGACGTCTACTGGCCCAAGACGCTCACCCGTCTGCAGGCCGGCTCCGGCACCGACGACATCCAGGCGATCGAGGTCGGCAACATAACGGAGGCCGTCCAGACCCAGGCCGACAAGTTCGTCGACCTCGGCAAGGAGGTCGACAAGTCGCAGTGGCTGGACTGGAAGCTCGCCCAGGCCACCAACAAGGACGGCAAGACCATCGCGCTCGGTACGGACATCGGCCCGATGGCGATCTGCTACCGCAAGGACCTGTTCAAGAAGGCCGGTCTGGAGACCGACCGCACCAAGCTCGCCGCGCAGTGGAAGGGCGACTGGGCCAAGTACGTCGACCTCGGCAAGCAGTACATGAAGAAGGCGCCGAGCGGCACCAAGTTCGTGGACTCCGCCTCCTCGGTCTACAACGCGGCCCTCGGTGGCGAGAGCCAGCGGTACTACGACAAGGACGGCAACGTCATCTGGGACAAGTCCACGGGCGTGAAGAAGTCCTGGAACGCCGCGATGACGGTGGCGACCAGCGACATGTCGGCGAAGCTGAAGCAGTTCGACCCGACGTGGGACCAGGGCTTCGCCAAGGGTTCCTTCGCGACGGTGGCCTGCCCCGCCTGGATGATGGGCTACATCCAGGAGAAGTCCGGTGACGCCGGCAAGGGCAAGTGGGACGTGGCGGCCGCGCCGACCGCGGCCAACTGGGGCGGTTCGTTCATCGGCGTGCCGACGGCGGGCAAGCACCAGAAGGAGGCCATCGCCCTGGCCAAGTGGCTGACCGCGCCCGAGCAGCAGGCGAAGGTCTTCGCCAAGCAGGCCAGCTTCCCGTCGACGCCCGCGGCGTACGACACCCTGAAGCCGGCGACCGCGACGACGTCGTACTTCTCGGACGCGCCGATCACCCAGATCTTCGCCGACTCGGCGAAGACCATCCCGGTCCAGAACTTCGGCACCAAGGACCAGCCGATCGGCACCGCGATCACCGACGTGGGCATCCTCCAGGTCGAGCAGAAGGGCAAGTCCCCCTCGCAGGGCTGGAACGCGGCCAAGGCGGAGATCAAGGACGTGCTCGGCCAGTGA
- a CDS encoding serine/threonine protein kinase, which yields MVLHPLLGVDEVPAVETYLGRVGEVFTVFREQDSGCVSYGVRLLDGARWFVKEAADERGRRSLDRGWAFHRSVRHTAIVPQVHRMAVRDGWAVVMPWREGEVLHHPTEGNPRDRTAPGSPMARFRSLPVADILRAYDRVLDAHLAVEAAGHVAVDFYDGTLLYDFTGRTVHLVDLDAYRPGPFVLDEERLPGSRRFMAPEEFERGAVIDTRTTVFTLGRAARLLLDAGDEERAWRGTPELLAVVERATFPAPDDRFPDVHHFAAAWRTAGGARQR from the coding sequence ATGGTCCTGCATCCCTTGCTCGGAGTCGACGAAGTGCCCGCCGTGGAGACGTACTTGGGCCGGGTGGGTGAAGTGTTCACGGTGTTCCGTGAGCAGGACTCCGGGTGTGTGTCCTACGGAGTGCGCCTTCTCGACGGCGCCCGCTGGTTCGTCAAGGAGGCCGCCGACGAACGGGGCCGCCGCTCGCTCGACCGGGGATGGGCGTTCCACCGGTCCGTCCGGCACACCGCGATCGTGCCCCAGGTCCACCGGATGGCCGTCCGGGACGGGTGGGCGGTGGTCATGCCGTGGCGCGAGGGCGAGGTGCTCCACCACCCCACGGAGGGCAACCCACGGGACCGTACGGCCCCGGGCAGCCCGATGGCCCGCTTCCGGTCCCTGCCCGTCGCCGACATCCTGCGTGCCTACGACCGGGTCCTCGACGCCCACCTCGCCGTCGAGGCCGCCGGTCATGTCGCCGTCGACTTCTACGACGGCACGCTGCTCTACGACTTCACCGGCCGGACGGTCCACCTCGTCGACCTCGACGCGTACCGGCCCGGCCCCTTCGTCCTCGACGAGGAGCGGCTGCCGGGCTCACGACGGTTCATGGCGCCCGAGGAGTTCGAGCGCGGGGCCGTGATCGACACCCGGACGACCGTCTTCACGCTCGGCCGGGCGGCCCGTCTGCTGCTCGACGCGGGCGACGAGGAACGGGCCTGGCGCGGCACCCCGGAACTGCTGGCGGTCGTCGAGCGCGCCACGTTCCCCGCTCCGGACGACCGCTTCCCCGACGTCCACCACTTCGCGGCGGCGTGGCGCACGGCCGGCGGCGCCCGGCAGCGCTGA
- a CDS encoding carbohydrate ABC transporter permease — translation MTTTELTAPQAGAKEPEDRVPGRRRIIGAGKQLHAGPVTYLVLTVLALVSLAPLVWTAIAASRNNERLAQSPPPLWFGGNLFKNLQAAWEQAGLGTAMVNSTIVAGTITVGTVVFSTLAGFAFAKLRFRFSGLLLVLTIGTMMIPPQLAVVPLYLWMSNLGWSNQLQTVILPTLVSAFGTFFMRQYLVQALPTELIEAARVDGASSLRVVWHVVFPAARPAMAVLGLLTFVMAWNDFLWPIIALNQQNPTVQVALNSLGTGYIPDQAVIMAGALLGTLPLLIAFLLFGKQIVGGIMQGAIKG, via the coding sequence ATGACCACCACTGAACTGACTGCACCTCAGGCAGGGGCGAAGGAGCCGGAGGACCGGGTCCCCGGGCGCCGCAGGATCATCGGCGCGGGCAAGCAGCTCCACGCGGGCCCGGTCACCTATCTCGTCCTGACCGTCCTCGCGCTGGTCTCGCTCGCTCCGCTGGTCTGGACGGCCATCGCGGCCTCCCGCAACAACGAGCGGCTGGCACAGTCGCCGCCCCCGCTGTGGTTCGGCGGGAACCTGTTCAAGAACCTCCAGGCCGCGTGGGAGCAGGCCGGGCTCGGCACCGCGATGGTCAACTCCACGATCGTCGCCGGGACCATCACCGTCGGCACGGTCGTGTTCTCCACGCTCGCCGGATTCGCCTTCGCCAAGCTGCGGTTCAGGTTCTCCGGCCTGCTGCTGGTGCTCACCATCGGCACGATGATGATCCCGCCGCAGCTCGCGGTCGTCCCGCTGTACCTGTGGATGAGCAACCTCGGCTGGTCCAACCAGCTGCAGACGGTCATCCTGCCCACCCTGGTGAGCGCCTTCGGCACGTTCTTCATGCGGCAGTACCTCGTGCAGGCGCTGCCCACCGAGCTGATCGAGGCGGCGCGGGTCGACGGCGCCAGCAGTCTGCGGGTCGTCTGGCACGTCGTCTTCCCGGCGGCGCGGCCGGCCATGGCGGTACTCGGCCTGCTGACGTTCGTGATGGCCTGGAACGACTTCCTGTGGCCGATCATCGCGCTCAACCAGCAGAACCCGACCGTGCAGGTCGCCCTGAACTCGCTGGGCACCGGATACATCCCCGACCAGGCCGTCATCATGGCGGGCGCGCTGCTCGGCACCCTGCCGCTGCTCATCGCCTTCCTGCTGTTCGGCAAGCAGATCGTGGGCGGGATCATGCAGGGCGCGATCAAGGGCTGA
- a CDS encoding GH1 family beta-glucosidase, translating to MPESVSPLTFPPAFLWGAATSAYQIEGAVREDGRTPSIWDTFSHTPGRTAGGEHGDIAVDHYHRYRDDVALMADLGLGAYRFSVSWSRVQPTGRGPAVQRGLDFYRRLVDELLAHGIKPAVTLYHWDLPQELEDAGGWPERETALRFAEYAQIVGEALGDRVEQWITLNEPWCSAFLGYGSGVHAPGRTDPVAALRAAHHLNLAHGLGTSALRSVMPSRNSVAVSLNSSVVRPVSQDPADLDAVQRIDDLANGIFHGPMLHGAYPQTLLAATRSVTDWSFVQEGDLKTIKQPLDALGLNYYTPTLVSAAEAPADGPRADGHGASSHSPWPGADDVAFHQTPGERTEMGWTIDPSGLHDLIMRYTREVPGLPLYVTENGAAYDDKPDPDGRVHDPERIAYLNGHLSAVHRAIADGADVRGYYLWSLLDNFEWAYGYGKRFGAVYVDYATQVRTPKSSAHWYGQAARTGTLAPVAPAE from the coding sequence ATGCCTGAGTCCGTATCGCCCCTGACCTTCCCTCCGGCCTTTCTCTGGGGTGCGGCGACCTCCGCGTACCAGATCGAGGGGGCGGTGCGGGAGGACGGCCGCACCCCCTCGATCTGGGACACCTTCAGTCATACGCCGGGCAGGACGGCCGGCGGCGAGCACGGCGACATCGCTGTCGACCACTACCACCGCTACCGCGACGACGTGGCCCTGATGGCCGACCTCGGCCTGGGCGCGTACCGCTTCTCGGTCTCCTGGTCGCGGGTGCAGCCGACCGGCCGGGGTCCCGCCGTGCAGCGCGGCCTCGACTTCTACCGCCGGCTGGTGGACGAGTTGCTCGCGCACGGCATCAAGCCCGCCGTGACCCTCTACCACTGGGACCTGCCGCAGGAGCTGGAGGACGCGGGCGGCTGGCCCGAGCGGGAGACCGCGCTGCGGTTCGCGGAGTACGCGCAGATCGTGGGCGAGGCGCTCGGCGACCGCGTCGAGCAGTGGATCACCCTCAACGAGCCCTGGTGCAGCGCGTTCCTCGGCTACGGCTCCGGGGTGCACGCTCCCGGCCGGACGGACCCGGTGGCCGCCCTGCGCGCGGCCCACCACCTCAACCTGGCCCACGGACTCGGCACGTCGGCGCTGCGTTCCGTGATGCCGTCCCGCAACTCGGTCGCGGTGAGCCTCAACTCCTCGGTGGTCAGGCCCGTTTCGCAGGACCCGGCGGACCTGGACGCCGTGCAGCGCATCGACGACCTCGCCAACGGCATCTTCCACGGACCGATGCTGCACGGCGCGTACCCGCAGACGCTCCTCGCGGCGACCCGGTCGGTCACCGACTGGTCGTTCGTCCAGGAGGGCGACCTCAAGACGATCAAGCAGCCGCTGGACGCGCTCGGTCTCAACTACTACACGCCGACGCTGGTCTCGGCCGCAGAGGCGCCCGCGGACGGTCCGCGCGCTGACGGTCACGGTGCCAGCTCGCACTCCCCCTGGCCCGGGGCGGACGACGTCGCGTTCCACCAGACGCCGGGCGAGCGCACGGAGATGGGCTGGACGATCGACCCGTCGGGTCTGCACGATCTGATCATGCGTTACACCCGCGAGGTGCCGGGCCTGCCGCTGTACGTGACGGAGAACGGCGCCGCCTACGACGACAAGCCGGACCCGGACGGACGCGTCCACGACCCCGAGCGCATCGCCTACCTGAACGGCCACCTGTCCGCCGTGCACCGGGCGATCGCCGACGGCGCGGACGTCCGCGGCTACTACCTCTGGTCCCTGCTGGACAACTTCGAGTGGGCGTACGGCTACGGCAAGCGGTTCGGCGCGGTGTACGTCGACTACGCGACCCAGGTCCGCACCCCGAAGTCGAGCGCCCACTGGTACGGCCAGGCCGCACGCACCGGAACGCTCGCGCCGGTCGCGCCCGCCGAGTAG
- a CDS encoding carbohydrate ABC transporter permease, which produces MTSSKQALAHPATSADAAPGSQPGAARGAQGRGTPPPGPDSWRSRLYRWDMKASPYAFIAPFFIFFGAFGLVPLLYTAWYSLHNVQLSGLDHQTWAGLDNYKNLLSSEFFWNALENTFTIGVISTVPQLVMALGIAHLLNYRLRGSTVWRVVMLTPYATSVAAATLVFTLLYSWDGGMINWLLHFVGVDPINWRESDWGGQFAVSSIVIWRWTGYNALIYLAAMQAIPADLYESAALDGAGRWQQFRHVTVPMLRPTILFTVVVSTIGATQVFGEPLLFGGVSGSKGGSAHQYQTLGLYMYDQGWTIGNLGKASAIAWTMFLILLIIAVINLLVTRRLRKSQ; this is translated from the coding sequence GTGACCAGCTCCAAGCAGGCTCTCGCGCACCCCGCGACGAGCGCCGACGCCGCGCCCGGCTCCCAGCCGGGCGCGGCCCGGGGCGCTCAGGGTCGCGGTACGCCACCGCCGGGCCCGGACTCCTGGCGCAGCCGGCTGTACCGCTGGGACATGAAGGCGTCGCCGTACGCGTTCATCGCCCCCTTCTTCATCTTCTTCGGGGCCTTCGGGCTCGTGCCGCTGCTCTACACGGCCTGGTACTCGCTGCACAACGTGCAGCTCTCCGGCCTGGACCACCAGACCTGGGCCGGTCTCGACAACTACAAGAACCTGCTGTCCTCGGAGTTCTTCTGGAACGCCCTGGAGAACACCTTCACCATCGGCGTGATCTCCACGGTGCCGCAGCTGGTCATGGCCCTCGGGATCGCCCACCTGCTCAACTACCGGCTGCGCGGCTCGACCGTGTGGCGGGTCGTGATGCTCACCCCGTACGCCACCTCGGTGGCGGCGGCGACGCTCGTCTTCACGCTGCTGTACTCGTGGGACGGCGGCATGATCAACTGGCTGCTCCACTTCGTCGGGGTCGACCCGATCAACTGGCGCGAGTCCGACTGGGGCGGCCAGTTCGCCGTCTCCTCGATCGTGATCTGGCGGTGGACCGGCTACAACGCGCTGATCTACCTGGCGGCGATGCAGGCGATCCCCGCCGACCTGTACGAGTCGGCGGCGCTGGACGGCGCGGGCCGCTGGCAGCAGTTCCGCCACGTGACGGTCCCCATGCTGCGGCCGACGATCCTGTTCACCGTGGTCGTCTCCACCATCGGCGCGACGCAGGTCTTCGGTGAGCCGCTCCTGTTCGGCGGGGTCAGCGGGTCGAAGGGCGGCTCCGCGCACCAGTACCAGACGCTCGGCCTCTACATGTACGACCAGGGCTGGACCATCGGCAACCTCGGCAAGGCGTCGGCGATCGCGTGGACCATGTTCCTGATCCTGCTGATCATCGCCGTGATCAACCTGCTGGTCACCCGACGGCTGAGGAAATCCCAATGA
- a CDS encoding GNAT family N-acetyltransferase → MDPEPDTTTARLDLVPLRAAHAEEMAAVLSDPALHAFIGGEPLTAEALRARYERLVAGSPDPAVVWCNWVLRARPEGCLVGTVQATVEGEAAEIAWVVGTPWQGRGYAVEAARSLVPLLTGAFGVRTVVAHVHPAHHASAAVAAAAGLSPTDAWQDGEVRWELTVRG, encoded by the coding sequence ATGGACCCCGAGCCCGACACCACCACCGCCCGGCTCGACCTGGTCCCCCTGCGCGCCGCGCACGCCGAGGAGATGGCCGCCGTGCTGTCCGATCCGGCGCTGCACGCGTTCATCGGCGGGGAGCCGCTCACCGCCGAGGCGCTGCGGGCGCGGTACGAACGGCTCGTCGCGGGCTCCCCGGACCCCGCCGTCGTCTGGTGCAACTGGGTGCTCCGGGCGCGTCCGGAGGGGTGCCTGGTGGGGACCGTCCAGGCCACCGTCGAGGGGGAGGCCGCGGAGATCGCCTGGGTGGTGGGGACGCCCTGGCAGGGGCGCGGGTACGCGGTGGAGGCGGCCCGGTCCCTGGTCCCGCTGCTGACCGGCGCGTTCGGCGTCCGTACGGTCGTCGCGCATGTCCACCCCGCGCACCACGCCTCCGCCGCCGTCGCCGCGGCGGCGGGTCTTTCGCCGACCGACGCGTGGCAGGACGGCGAGGTCCGCTGGGAACTGACGGTGCGTGGCTGA